A DNA window from Methylocystis heyeri contains the following coding sequences:
- a CDS encoding antibiotic biosynthesis monooxygenase family protein: MPDFAQTPPPPYYAVIFTSKRADLDGAYEQMAAVLAEKVRSAPGCLGYESARGADGFGITVAYFADEASIAAWKADALHREAQRLGKTRWYEKYHVRIARVEREYEGP, encoded by the coding sequence ATGCCGGATTTCGCTCAAACGCCGCCTCCGCCCTATTATGCGGTGATTTTCACCTCCAAGCGGGCGGATCTGGACGGCGCCTATGAACAAATGGCCGCCGTTCTTGCGGAAAAGGTCCGCAGCGCCCCGGGATGCCTCGGATATGAAAGCGCGCGGGGCGCCGACGGCTTCGGGATAACCGTCGCCTATTTCGCCGACGAGGCGTCGATCGCGGCCTGGAAGGCGGATGCGCTGCATCGGGAGGCGCAGCGGCTGGGCAAGACGCGCTGGTATGAAAAATATCATGTGCGCATCGCGAGGGTCGAGCGCGAATACGAGGGGCCGTAG
- a CDS encoding phosphoribosylanthranilate isomerase has product MIVKICGLQTSETLEAAIAADADMAGFVFFETSPRNIDLETAQSLGAQAAGRIAKVALTVDASDEALDAIVAALSPDFLQLHGGESPARVEAIKARFGLPIIKAIGVASAEDLLRAEGYASADILLFDAKPSPDATLPGGNGVAFDWSLLAGASPGKPWLLSGGLDPENVAQALMISKAPGVDVSSGVEKSRGVKAPGLIAAFVAAARARTSL; this is encoded by the coding sequence GTGATCGTCAAAATCTGCGGGCTCCAGACCTCGGAAACGCTGGAGGCGGCCATCGCCGCCGACGCCGACATGGCCGGGTTCGTCTTTTTCGAGACGAGTCCACGCAATATCGACCTCGAAACGGCGCAAAGCCTCGGCGCTCAGGCCGCAGGCCGGATTGCCAAAGTCGCGCTGACGGTGGACGCAAGCGACGAGGCGCTCGATGCGATCGTCGCCGCGCTAAGCCCCGATTTTCTGCAGCTCCATGGCGGGGAGTCGCCGGCCCGGGTCGAGGCGATCAAGGCCCGTTTCGGTCTCCCCATCATCAAGGCCATCGGCGTCGCGAGCGCAGAGGATCTGCTCAGGGCGGAAGGTTACGCCAGCGCGGATATTCTCCTGTTCGACGCCAAGCCTTCTCCTGACGCCACGCTGCCGGGAGGCAATGGCGTGGCTTTCGATTGGTCGCTCCTTGCGGGAGCCTCCCCGGGAAAGCCCTGGCTGCTCTCCGGCGGCCTCGATCCCGAAAATGTCGCGCAGGCTCTCATGATATCGAAAGCCCCCGGCGTCGACGTTTCCTCGGGCGTCGAAAAATCGCGCGGGGTCAAGGCCCCGGGCCTGATCGCGGCCTTCGTCGCCGCCGCGCGGGCAAGGACGAGCCTATAG
- a CDS encoding mannose-1-phosphate guanylyltransferase/mannose-6-phosphate isomerase, producing the protein MTKILPVIMCGGAGTRVWPESRDTLPKQFITLVGERSTFQSTMQMLSDPAFERPVVISNVDYRFMVTDQLREINAQADIVLEPSRRDSAAAVAVAAGLAARRSPDTIVVVLAADHVVRNQAGLVDLCKKAAVAAREGYIVTLGIKPDSPATGYGYLRPGKPLSAEGDVLKLEAFVEKPDRDTAQRYVEAGYFWNSGNFIFRADVMQREIAKFEPAIFAAAEAAIEAAKTDLDFLVLDAASFEQAPKNSIDYAVMERTEQAALIPADIGWSDVGNWRAVWELSDRDAKGNSIRGNAVVMDASNVHVRSDETLTTVVGVDDVIVVTTQDAVLVLHHEHGDKVKQLVEQLKRDNRREAGEHKRIFRPWGYYQSVDEGSRYQVKRIVVKPGERLSLQKHFHRAEHWIVVKGTAEVGRDEEVHLVHENESIYLPIGCKHRLTNPGRIDLELIEVQTGSYLGEDDIVRFQDVYNRG; encoded by the coding sequence ATGACCAAAATTCTACCCGTGATCATGTGCGGCGGCGCCGGAACCCGCGTCTGGCCCGAGTCCCGCGACACACTTCCCAAGCAGTTCATCACGCTGGTGGGCGAGCGGTCGACTTTCCAATCCACCATGCAGATGCTGTCCGATCCGGCCTTCGAGCGGCCGGTCGTCATCTCCAATGTCGATTACCGTTTCATGGTGACGGATCAGCTGCGCGAGATCAACGCCCAGGCGGATATCGTGCTCGAGCCTTCGCGGCGTGATTCGGCTGCGGCCGTGGCGGTCGCCGCCGGCCTTGCGGCGCGTCGCTCGCCAGACACCATTGTCGTCGTGCTTGCGGCCGACCATGTGGTGCGCAACCAGGCCGGTCTCGTCGACCTGTGCAAAAAGGCCGCCGTCGCCGCCAGGGAAGGCTATATCGTCACGCTCGGGATCAAGCCCGACTCGCCCGCGACGGGTTACGGCTATTTGCGGCCCGGCAAGCCCTTGTCCGCCGAGGGCGACGTTCTCAAGCTCGAAGCCTTCGTGGAAAAGCCCGACCGCGACACCGCCCAGCGTTATGTCGAGGCGGGCTATTTCTGGAATAGCGGCAATTTCATTTTCCGCGCCGACGTCATGCAGCGCGAAATCGCCAAATTCGAGCCCGCGATCTTCGCAGCCGCGGAAGCCGCGATCGAGGCCGCCAAGACCGATCTCGACTTTCTGGTCCTCGACGCCGCATCTTTCGAGCAGGCCCCCAAAAATTCGATCGATTACGCTGTAATGGAGCGGACCGAGCAGGCGGCGCTGATACCCGCCGACATCGGCTGGTCCGACGTCGGCAACTGGCGCGCGGTGTGGGAGCTTTCAGACCGCGACGCCAAGGGCAATTCGATCCGCGGCAACGCCGTGGTGATGGACGCCTCCAATGTCCATGTGCGCTCGGACGAGACCCTCACCACCGTCGTTGGCGTCGATGACGTCATCGTCGTGACCACGCAGGACGCCGTTCTGGTGCTGCATCACGAGCATGGCGACAAGGTCAAGCAGCTGGTCGAGCAGCTCAAGCGCGACAATCGCCGCGAGGCCGGAGAGCACAAGCGCATCTTCCGTCCCTGGGGCTATTACCAGTCGGTCGACGAAGGCTCGCGCTATCAGGTCAAGCGCATCGTGGTGAAGCCGGGCGAGAGGCTGTCGCTGCAAAAGCACTTTCATCGCGCCGAGCATTGGATCGTGGTGAAGGGCACCGCCGAGGTCGGCCGCGACGAGGAAGTGCATCTCGTCCATGAGAACGAGTCGATCTATCTGCCGATCGGCTGCAAGCACCGCCTCACCAATCCCGGCCGAATCGACCTCGAGCTGATCGAGGTGCAGACCGGCTCCTATCTCGGCGAGGACGACATCGTCCGCTTTCAGGACGTCTATAATCGTGGATGA
- the trpB gene encoding tryptophan synthase subunit beta, translating to MPFPRKRPVNQFAPNSFRNGPDENGRFGIFGGRFVAETLMPLVLALERAYGEAKADPAFHAELQDLHKHYVGRPSALYFAERITEHLREKAGEGMGAKVFFKREELNHTGAHKINNVLGQIVLARRMGKKRIIAETGAGQHGVATATACARFGLQCVVYMGAVDVERQKPNVFRMKMLGAEVVPVQSGARTLKDAMNEALRDWVTNVADTFYCIGTAAGPHPYPMMVRDLQSIIGKETRDQMQEMEGRLPDSLVACIGGGSNAIGLFHPFLDEPDIEIYGVEAAGHGLEVPNGHAASLAGGRPGVLHGNRTYLLMNDDGQILEGHSVSAGLDYPGIGPEHSWLHETGRVKYLNATDKEALDAFQLCSRLEGIIPALEPSHALAKVLELAPKKPRDHLMVMNLSGRGDKDIFTVAEVLGGM from the coding sequence ATGCCCTTCCCGAGGAAACGCCCGGTGAACCAATTCGCGCCTAATTCCTTCCGCAATGGTCCAGACGAAAACGGCCGCTTCGGCATTTTCGGCGGCCGCTTCGTCGCCGAAACGCTGATGCCTCTGGTGCTCGCTCTCGAGCGCGCCTACGGCGAAGCCAAGGCCGACCCGGCTTTCCACGCCGAACTGCAGGATCTCCACAAGCATTATGTCGGCCGTCCCAGCGCGCTTTATTTCGCCGAGCGCATCACCGAGCATTTGCGGGAGAAGGCCGGCGAGGGCATGGGGGCCAAGGTCTTTTTCAAGCGCGAGGAGCTCAACCACACCGGCGCGCATAAGATCAACAACGTCCTCGGCCAGATCGTCCTCGCCCGGCGCATGGGCAAGAAGCGCATCATCGCCGAAACCGGCGCCGGCCAGCACGGCGTCGCGACGGCGACCGCCTGCGCGCGTTTCGGACTGCAATGCGTGGTCTATATGGGCGCGGTCGACGTCGAACGGCAGAAGCCCAATGTGTTCCGCATGAAGATGCTGGGGGCGGAGGTCGTGCCGGTGCAGTCGGGCGCCCGCACCCTCAAGGACGCGATGAATGAGGCGCTGCGCGATTGGGTGACCAATGTCGCCGACACTTTTTATTGCATCGGCACGGCGGCGGGGCCGCATCCCTATCCGATGATGGTGCGCGATCTCCAGTCGATCATCGGCAAGGAGACCCGCGACCAGATGCAGGAGATGGAGGGCCGTCTGCCGGATTCGCTGGTGGCCTGCATCGGCGGGGGCTCCAACGCCATCGGCCTGTTTCACCCCTTTCTGGACGAACCCGACATAGAAATTTACGGCGTCGAGGCGGCGGGCCATGGCCTGGAGGTTCCGAACGGCCATGCCGCCTCGCTCGCCGGCGGCCGGCCCGGCGTTCTGCATGGCAACCGCACTTATCTGCTGATGAACGACGATGGCCAGATTCTCGAAGGCCATTCGGTCTCGGCCGGCCTCGATTATCCCGGCATCGGACCGGAGCACAGCTGGCTGCACGAGACGGGGCGGGTGAAATATCTCAACGCCACCGACAAGGAAGCGCTGGACGCGTTTCAGCTCTGCTCGCGCCTCGAAGGAATCATTCCCGCGCTGGAGCCTTCCCATGCTCTGGCCAAGGTGCTGGAACTCGCCCCCAAAAAGCCGCGCGACCATCTGATGGTGATGAACCTGAGCGGCCGCGGCGACAAGGACATCTTCACCGTCGCCGAGGTCCTCGGCGGAATGTGA
- a CDS encoding SEL1-like repeat protein — protein MIKALSRKFKNSGEDSRQVRRAEARRFENERDGRRDDWRDERQEADLETASEDRLVEDEFEERRHASASRRRDRRREREPEFDSQPPRWRDQPRRPEPKIDPDEIAESAAALVTRRVAASERHTARALENIAEMIETTQRRFDPGAIDDAVASFERRAAQNERRTAEALENIADLIENSAQKRPKETETLDVLVERLGRIESKIAAQPEQGNSRPIRSALARLESRIDRLSNDGRGTDFEEAISGLDKRLAAIASRLDADAREREAKPASAGSEPAERGPTPQEPPRAAVDPAPLGAAARHKRPLADAIAEIASRQSELDAADAPAAPPKKDVEEAPSPDPRLAIERLENLHAAVDAVARRLEALQSGEGDRADQQLVLMRQVDSLRRQIEESARGETPAIAHRFDQLGKTVALVSDQIEGLSRKEHPAIVRRFDRLGETIDSLSRHLQDFSTREDSSAERRFRELGEQVETLSRQVESALQSDQPANARRFSQLAGLIESLGDQISATAQYDHPAHTRRFAGLSEQVDELSRRVEDALRVEHPATAERFGRLGEQFERLSRQIDQNAHKENPEAARRFDQLGDSVHSLSREIAGVHQEISQNADRQERISKDVERLREEIESLSGALRDLAPRASTTAIESAVHELLHRIDAQRDRGVGEAALAPVERLAGELRAVMKDLDPSPLVGNLSADVRAIAQRLENMPSASPADAATLGQLSRQTLEIKELLGALASRPLPLEKLETRLFDLTQRVDGLSIAAGRGSGKEIDEVVKAIRSIVAAETGNSLNAFNHRLEKLSGKLEEVAAKSGAKRFDQIDARIETMHKSLAQRIDRGMAQQQTANAASLESLVASLAKKIDSALDNKNHNPAFEELGRKIEKLEARIQDPAAAQSIARIERLLSGPDHEGHFKELAHRIDNIGKTLTTRYEQDGFAHSAVDLSHIEDLVRRLGDRIDAALEPEAGRRDIEQLEHQVEQLSQKLDKIGDISSARGEGSVYDALPLSQFEEISDRIDFMHNALAARIEAGARSREDINRAQMADLVEQVTRKVNSALEPNADAAVLLSLEGQIKELSQRLDRKDGNGAALASIEGKIAELFSRIEETRIGATDAAEAAVRRATLEVLREASNMAGALNPAARKEIEDIRRVQDEAGARTHETLSAVHETLERVVDRLAIFEDELTEIRSAPQLRSPAPEAARPREAARGSGAGEARSSYQKRITEPSFDALERPIEQPSMRRGRDVEDVDFDSLRQDSAPFAPRGESTQSAFIAAARRAAQQVASEASAEEAARRKAPRQSKPVEAENEKSAVLAGVGATLAARKRPILLGLTALVMLVGAYQMAHHVKLATKHGETGDARSIGETGGTAELAAPQPQIAPSEPAPAAEPQKANPAAAAGSSIPQLASPNSTPAGTAASSPLGLAPIGPFPSGPAMAPHPAAKPAAGVDTAPVGAISHSPQETAAAIKALAATGDAAAQYELGSRYADGRGLPRDNKAAAEWFQKAAEQGLAPAQYRLGSYYEKGIGVERDYTRARKLYEQAAEAGNARAMHNLAVLAAEGNDGKPDYGVASDWFRRAAELGVRDSQYNLAILYARGLGVGQSMTQSYLWFSAAAQQGDADAAKKRDEVASRLDSKELAAAKALVDGFKPRQPKREANDVAPPRAGWESLKAPDLPPVPKSSSIKPKMSQL, from the coding sequence ATGATCAAGGCGCTTTCCCGCAAATTCAAAAATTCCGGCGAGGACTCGCGTCAGGTTCGGCGCGCCGAAGCGCGACGCTTCGAGAACGAGCGCGATGGACGGCGTGACGATTGGCGCGACGAACGCCAAGAGGCCGACCTCGAAACCGCCTCCGAAGATCGTCTCGTAGAAGACGAATTCGAGGAACGCCGCCACGCTTCGGCGTCGAGGCGCCGCGACCGTCGGCGCGAGCGCGAGCCCGAATTCGATTCGCAGCCCCCCCGCTGGCGCGACCAGCCGAGACGGCCCGAGCCGAAGATCGATCCGGACGAGATCGCGGAAAGCGCCGCCGCCCTGGTGACCCGCCGCGTCGCGGCCAGCGAGCGCCATACCGCCAGGGCCCTGGAAAACATCGCAGAGATGATCGAGACCACCCAGCGGCGGTTCGATCCCGGCGCCATCGACGACGCCGTCGCCTCATTCGAGCGCCGCGCCGCGCAGAACGAGCGCCGGACCGCCGAAGCGCTGGAGAACATCGCCGATCTCATCGAAAACAGCGCGCAAAAGCGCCCGAAGGAAACGGAAACGCTCGACGTGCTCGTCGAGCGGCTGGGCCGGATCGAATCGAAGATCGCCGCTCAACCGGAGCAGGGCAATTCCCGCCCGATTCGCAGCGCGTTGGCGCGGCTCGAATCACGGATAGACCGCCTTTCCAACGACGGCCGCGGCACCGATTTCGAGGAGGCTATCTCCGGCCTCGACAAGCGGCTCGCAGCCATAGCCTCCAGGCTCGACGCCGACGCGCGGGAAAGGGAGGCCAAACCGGCGAGCGCCGGTTCCGAACCGGCGGAGCGCGGACCAACGCCGCAGGAGCCCCCCAGGGCCGCCGTCGATCCCGCCCCGCTCGGCGCCGCCGCGCGCCATAAGCGGCCGCTCGCCGACGCGATCGCCGAGATCGCCAGCCGCCAATCCGAGCTCGATGCAGCGGATGCGCCCGCCGCGCCGCCGAAGAAAGACGTCGAAGAAGCCCCCTCGCCCGACCCCCGGCTCGCCATCGAGCGTCTCGAGAACCTGCACGCGGCGGTCGACGCCGTGGCCCGAAGGCTCGAAGCTCTCCAAAGCGGCGAAGGCGATCGCGCCGATCAGCAGCTGGTGCTGATGCGGCAGGTGGACAGCCTGCGCCGCCAGATCGAGGAAAGCGCCCGCGGCGAGACGCCTGCGATCGCACACCGCTTCGATCAGCTGGGCAAAACGGTCGCGCTGGTTTCCGATCAGATCGAAGGCCTCTCCCGGAAGGAGCATCCCGCGATCGTGCGCCGCTTCGACCGGCTGGGCGAGACGATCGATTCGCTGTCGCGTCACCTGCAGGACTTTTCGACGCGGGAGGACTCGTCCGCCGAGCGCCGCTTCAGGGAACTCGGCGAACAGGTCGAGACGCTTTCGCGCCAGGTCGAATCCGCCCTGCAATCGGATCAACCGGCCAACGCCCGGCGTTTCTCGCAGCTCGCCGGGCTCATTGAAAGCCTCGGCGACCAGATTTCCGCGACGGCGCAATACGATCACCCGGCGCACACGCGCCGCTTCGCCGGGCTCAGCGAGCAAGTCGACGAGCTTTCGCGTCGGGTCGAAGACGCCTTGCGCGTGGAACATCCGGCCACGGCCGAACGCTTTGGACGGCTCGGCGAGCAGTTCGAAAGGCTTTCACGCCAGATCGATCAAAACGCGCATAAGGAAAATCCCGAGGCGGCGCGCCGATTCGATCAGCTCGGCGATTCGGTGCATTCCCTTTCGCGCGAGATCGCGGGGGTTCATCAGGAGATAAGTCAGAACGCCGATCGCCAGGAGCGCATCTCGAAGGACGTCGAGCGCCTGCGCGAGGAGATCGAGTCTCTCTCCGGCGCGCTGCGCGATCTCGCCCCGCGCGCCTCCACCACCGCCATCGAGTCCGCAGTTCACGAACTTCTTCACCGGATCGACGCCCAGCGCGACCGCGGAGTAGGAGAAGCCGCTCTCGCTCCGGTCGAGAGGCTCGCCGGCGAATTGCGCGCCGTGATGAAAGATCTCGATCCGTCTCCGCTCGTCGGCAATCTCTCCGCCGACGTGCGCGCGATCGCGCAGCGCCTCGAGAACATGCCGTCGGCGAGCCCGGCGGACGCGGCGACGCTCGGCCAGCTCAGCCGCCAGACTCTGGAGATCAAGGAGCTTTTGGGAGCCCTCGCTTCGAGGCCCCTGCCGCTCGAAAAACTGGAAACCCGGCTGTTCGACCTCACGCAGCGCGTCGACGGCCTGTCGATCGCCGCCGGCAGGGGTTCCGGCAAGGAAATCGACGAGGTGGTCAAGGCGATCCGCTCGATCGTCGCGGCGGAAACAGGGAACAGCCTCAACGCCTTCAACCACCGGCTCGAGAAGCTTTCCGGCAAGCTCGAGGAAGTCGCGGCGAAAAGCGGCGCCAAGCGCTTCGACCAGATCGACGCGCGCATCGAGACCATGCACAAATCGCTGGCCCAGCGCATCGATCGCGGCATGGCCCAGCAGCAGACGGCGAACGCCGCCTCGCTCGAGAGCCTCGTGGCGTCGCTCGCGAAAAAGATCGACTCCGCTCTCGATAACAAGAACCACAACCCCGCCTTCGAGGAGCTCGGGCGCAAGATCGAGAAGCTCGAGGCCAGAATTCAGGACCCGGCGGCGGCGCAGTCCATCGCCCGCATCGAACGCCTTCTGTCCGGCCCGGATCACGAAGGGCACTTCAAGGAGCTGGCGCACCGGATAGACAATATCGGCAAGACGCTGACGACGCGCTACGAGCAGGACGGCTTCGCCCACAGCGCCGTGGACCTCAGCCACATAGAGGATCTCGTCCGCCGGCTCGGAGACCGCATCGACGCCGCTTTGGAGCCCGAGGCCGGGCGCCGCGACATCGAGCAGCTCGAACATCAGGTCGAACAGCTCTCGCAAAAGCTGGACAAGATCGGCGATATTTCCTCGGCGCGCGGCGAAGGATCTGTCTACGACGCCTTGCCTCTTTCGCAGTTCGAAGAGATATCGGACCGAATCGACTTCATGCACAACGCCCTGGCGGCGCGCATCGAAGCCGGCGCCCGCTCGCGCGAGGATATCAACCGCGCCCAGATGGCCGATCTCGTCGAGCAGGTGACGCGCAAGGTGAACAGCGCGCTCGAGCCCAACGCCGACGCCGCCGTTCTCCTGTCGCTCGAAGGCCAGATCAAGGAATTGTCGCAGCGGCTCGACCGCAAGGACGGCAATGGAGCGGCGCTGGCCTCGATAGAGGGCAAGATCGCGGAACTGTTCTCCCGCATCGAGGAAACCCGCATCGGCGCGACCGACGCCGCCGAGGCGGCGGTGCGGAGGGCGACGCTCGAAGTATTGCGCGAGGCTTCGAATATGGCCGGCGCCCTCAATCCGGCCGCCCGCAAGGAAATCGAAGACATCCGCCGGGTGCAGGACGAAGCCGGCGCGAGGACGCACGAAACCCTGTCCGCGGTGCATGAAACCCTGGAGCGCGTCGTGGATCGCCTCGCGATCTTCGAAGACGAACTCACCGAAATCCGAAGCGCGCCGCAATTGCGCAGTCCTGCGCCCGAAGCCGCCCGCCCGCGGGAGGCCGCGCGAGGATCAGGCGCCGGGGAAGCTCGTTCCTCCTATCAGAAGCGCATAACGGAGCCTTCTTTCGACGCGCTCGAGCGGCCGATCGAACAGCCGAGCATGCGCCGGGGCCGGGATGTCGAGGACGTCGACTTCGATTCGCTGCGGCAGGACTCCGCTCCTTTCGCGCCGCGGGGCGAAAGCACCCAGTCGGCCTTCATCGCCGCAGCCCGCCGGGCCGCGCAGCAGGTCGCATCGGAGGCGAGCGCCGAAGAAGCGGCGCGCAGGAAAGCGCCCAGGCAGTCGAAGCCGGTCGAGGCCGAAAACGAAAAGAGCGCGGTCCTCGCCGGCGTCGGAGCGACGCTCGCGGCGCGCAAGCGTCCGATTCTCCTCGGCCTGACGGCTCTCGTCATGCTGGTGGGCGCCTATCAGATGGCCCATCATGTCAAACTCGCGACCAAGCATGGGGAGACCGGCGACGCGCGTTCCATCGGCGAAACCGGCGGAACCGCCGAGCTCGCCGCCCCGCAGCCCCAGATCGCGCCTTCCGAGCCGGCGCCGGCCGCGGAACCGCAAAAGGCCAATCCCGCCGCCGCGGCCGGATCTTCGATCCCCCAGCTCGCGAGCCCAAATTCCACCCCCGCGGGAACGGCCGCGTCCTCCCCGCTCGGCCTTGCGCCGATCGGCCCCTTCCCGTCCGGCCCCGCCATGGCGCCGCATCCGGCTGCAAAGCCGGCCGCCGGCGTCGACACCGCGCCGGTCGGCGCGATCAGCCATTCCCCGCAGGAGACCGCGGCCGCCATCAAGGCGCTCGCCGCCACCGGCGACGCCGCCGCGCAATATGAGCTCGGCTCCCGCTATGCGGATGGCCGCGGCCTGCCGCGCGACAACAAGGCCGCGGCTGAATGGTTCCAGAAGGCGGCCGAACAAGGCCTTGCCCCGGCGCAATACCGGCTGGGCTCATATTACGAGAAGGGCATAGGCGTCGAGCGCGACTACACCCGCGCCCGCAAGCTCTATGAGCAGGCGGCGGAGGCGGGAAATGCGAGGGCGATGCATAATCTCGCCGTCCTCGCCGCCGAAGGCAATGACGGGAAGCCCGACTACGGCGTCGCCTCGGACTGGTTCCGGCGCGCGGCCGAACTCGGCGTCCGCGACAGCCAGTATAATCTCGCCATCCTCTACGCCCGCGGCCTCGGCGTCGGCCAGAGCATGACCCAATCCTATCTATGGTTCTCGGCTGCGGCGCAGCAGGGCGACGCCGACGCCGCCAAGAAGCGCGACGAGGTGGCTTCGCGGCTGGATTCCAAGGAGCTTGCGGCGGCCAAGGCGCTGGTGGACGGTTTCAAGCCGCGCCAACCCAAGCGCGAGGCCAATGACGTGGCCCCGCCCAGGGCGGGTTGGGAAAGCCTGAAGGCTCCCGATCTGCCTCCGGTCCCGAAGTCTTCGAGCATAAAGCCGAAGATGTCGCAGCTCTGA
- a CDS encoding acyl-CoA dehydrogenase C-terminal domain-containing protein, whose amino-acid sequence MPIYKAPVDDAVFLLDDVLDFNGYGQLPGFGDLTVDMLSQILGEAAKLFEEVTLPLNQIGDRAGCVRLDDASVTTPPGFKAAYKSLADGGWIGLSIPTEYGGQGLPYTLTVLINEFATSANMSLAMYSGLTQGAMAALLRHGDERQKRIFIPRMASGVWAGTMNLTEPQCGTDLGLLTTRAAPRPDGSYAITGQKIFISSGEHDLAENIIHLVLARIEGAPAGVKGISLFIVPKFNLNGDGSLGSRNNVSCGSIEHKMGIHANSTCVMNYDDATGFLVGEANRGLNAMFVMMNEARLGVAVQGLSISEIAYQNAAQYARERLQGRSLSGPKYPAQSADPIIVHPDIRRMLLEIRSFNEAARGLALSAALDSDVAHRSSDPTARQAAEDRLGLLTPVLKGMLTDVGFENAVKAMQVFGGHGYIGEWGMEQFVRDARIAMIYEGANGIQALDLVGRKLPKDGGRAAMAWFKEISAFIAANGENEPLKPFVQGLQSALGDLQKATAWLMQNALAKPDNAGAASYDYMHLFGRVALGYMWARIAKAALAGAQRDPASARAMEAKLIAGRFFVERMLPETAFRLARIVSGADTMMSLDAEMF is encoded by the coding sequence ATGCCGATCTACAAGGCCCCGGTGGACGACGCGGTTTTTCTGTTGGACGACGTTCTTGATTTCAACGGTTACGGCCAGTTGCCGGGCTTCGGCGACCTTACCGTCGACATGCTTTCCCAGATTCTCGGCGAGGCGGCGAAGCTTTTCGAGGAAGTGACGCTGCCCTTGAACCAGATCGGCGACCGGGCAGGTTGCGTGCGTCTCGACGACGCGAGCGTGACCACTCCGCCGGGTTTCAAGGCGGCCTACAAATCCCTCGCCGACGGCGGCTGGATCGGGCTTTCGATTCCGACCGAATACGGGGGGCAGGGCCTTCCCTATACGCTGACAGTGCTCATCAACGAATTCGCGACCTCGGCCAATATGTCGCTCGCGATGTATTCCGGATTGACCCAGGGGGCGATGGCCGCCCTGCTGCGACATGGCGACGAGCGGCAGAAGCGCATATTCATCCCCAGGATGGCGTCCGGAGTCTGGGCCGGCACCATGAACCTCACCGAGCCGCAATGCGGAACCGATCTCGGGCTCCTCACCACCAGGGCTGCGCCCCGTCCCGATGGGAGCTACGCCATCACCGGGCAGAAGATCTTTATTTCTTCGGGCGAGCACGACCTCGCCGAAAACATCATTCATCTCGTGCTTGCGCGGATCGAGGGAGCGCCTGCGGGCGTGAAGGGCATTTCGCTGTTCATCGTGCCCAAGTTCAACCTGAACGGCGATGGTTCGCTGGGCTCCCGAAACAACGTGTCCTGCGGCTCGATCGAGCACAAGATGGGCATTCACGCCAATTCCACCTGCGTGATGAACTACGACGACGCGACGGGCTTTCTCGTGGGCGAAGCCAATCGCGGGCTCAACGCCATGTTCGTGATGATGAACGAGGCCCGGCTCGGCGTCGCGGTGCAGGGACTTTCAATATCGGAGATCGCCTATCAGAACGCCGCGCAATATGCGCGCGAGCGCTTGCAGGGCAGGTCCCTTTCCGGTCCCAAATATCCGGCGCAGAGCGCGGATCCCATCATCGTGCATCCCGACATCCGCAGGATGCTGCTCGAAATCCGCTCCTTCAACGAAGCTGCGCGCGGCCTCGCGCTCAGCGCCGCCCTCGACAGCGACGTGGCGCATCGATCGTCCGACCCGACAGCGCGCCAGGCGGCGGAGGATCGGCTCGGCCTGCTGACCCCTGTGCTGAAAGGCATGCTGACCGACGTCGGTTTCGAGAACGCGGTCAAGGCGATGCAGGTCTTCGGCGGCCACGGCTACATCGGCGAATGGGGCATGGAGCAATTCGTGCGCGACGCCCGCATCGCCATGATTTACGAAGGCGCCAACGGCATCCAGGCGCTCGACCTCGTGGGGCGCAAGCTGCCCAAGGACGGCGGCCGGGCCGCGATGGCCTGGTTCAAGGAAATTTCCGCCTTCATCGCCGCCAATGGCGAGAACGAGCCGTTGAAGCCGTTTGTTCAGGGACTTCAGTCCGCGCTGGGCGATCTGCAGAAGGCGACGGCGTGGCTGATGCAGAACGCTCTGGCCAAGCCCGACAATGCCGGCGCGGCCTCTTATGACTATATGCATCTCTTCGGGCGGGTCGCGCTGGGATACATGTGGGCGCGGATCGCCAAAGCCGCCCTCGCCGGGGCGCAGCGCGATCCTGCGTCCGCCAGGGCCATGGAGGCGAAGCTGATCGCCGGCAGGTTCTTCGTCGAGCGCATGCTTCCCGAAACGGCGTTTCGTCTCGCGCGCATCGTTTCGGGAGCGGACACGATGATGTCGCTGGACGCCGAAATGTTTTGA